One stretch of Punica granatum isolate Tunisia-2019 chromosome 5, ASM765513v2, whole genome shotgun sequence DNA includes these proteins:
- the LOC116208103 gene encoding probable DNA helicase MCM8 — PRTINFVRLGSSQSTSRCSLSFPFPPHFLPFPAKSSRSPSSIDEYGARGESSSWKMMNRSIDGNDIGRILAVYFPEAEISAKDERFLLTNELVRFFSTPPGEGLTSQVKDDDGFSILPLDLLQFRKLCSIELFYELLEEQKRPKEALLCMSAAVHKVLMAKQADSRFQDGMKINIRLYNYPESMIALKNLKAAYIDKLISVRGTVVKVSTVRPLVVRMSFDCAKCKTSISRIFPDGKFSPPAICNLHGCKSRSFIPIRTTAQAIDFQKIRLQELQKSENHEEGRVPRTVECELTEDLVDVCIPGDVVTVTGFVKVINNYMDIGGGKSKTKNQGFYYLYLEAVSVNNSKSQSTPEDSHNSISDTRTTELLDLFSFTPRDLEFIVKFSEEYGTDIFRQILQSICPSIYGHELVKAGITLALFGGVRKHSLDQNKVPVRGDIHVIIVGDPGLGKSQLLQAAAAISPRGIYVCGNATTNAGLTVAVVKDSMTSDYAFEAGAMVLADRGLCCIDEFDKMSAEHQALLEAMEQQCVSIAKAGLVASLSARTSVLAAANPVGGHYNRAKTVNENLKMSAALLSRFDLVFILLDKPDELLDKRVSEHIMSLHAGNGEHLPVTKRMRKDASSSGASESGVMDFSVKSGSLVSRLRLHPKEHVDFIPLPGPLFRKYIAYARSYVFPKMTRPAAEILQKFYLRLRDHSTSADSTPITARQLESLVRLAEARARVELREEITAQDALDVVEIMKESLYDKYLDEHGFVDFGRSGGMSQQKEAKRFLSALCKQSELQQKDCFSISEIYSLADRISLRVPDINTFVDNLNSVGYLLKKGPKTYQVLSSSYSRSQSSRSRA, encoded by the exons CCACGGACCATAAATTTTGTTAGACTTGGGAGCAGTCAGAGCACGTCACGCTGTAGTCTGTCATTTCCTTTCCCTCCTCACTTCCTCCCTTTTCCCGCCAAAAGTTCACGCTCTCCTTCCTCCATTGACGAGTACGGAGCTCGCGGAGAGAGCTCGAGCTGGAAGATGATGAACCGATCCATCGACGGGAACGACATCGGCAGGATTCTCGCTGTTTACTTCCCCGAGGCGGAGATATCGGCCAAGGACGAGAGGTTCCTCCTCACGAACGAGCTCGTCCGGTTCTTCTCCACGCCTCCTGGAGAAGGTCTCACCTCTCAG GTAAAGGATGACGATGGCTTCTCTATCCTGCCGCTCGATCTTCTGCAGTTTCGGAAGTTGTGCAGCATTGAGCTGTTTTATGAGCTGCTGGAGGAGCAGAAGAGACCTAAGGAAGCTCTATTATGCATGAGCGCTGCTGTTCACAAG GTGTTGATGGCGAAGCAGGCGGATAGCAGGTTCCAGGATGGCATGAAGATTAATATTCGACTTTACAACTATCCTGAATCCATGATCGCTTTGAAAAATCTTAAAGCAGCTTATATCG ACAAGCTCATTTCAGTGCGTGGCACCGTAGTCAAAGTTAGCACTGTCAGGCCATTAGTGGTACGGATGAGTTTTGATTGTGCTAAGTGCAAAACCTCCATTTCACGCATCTTCCCTGATGGAAAATTTTCCCCACCGGCAATTTGCAATCTCCATGGATGCAAGAGCAGGAGTTTCATTCCCATTCGCACTACTGCCCAAGCAATCGATTTTCAGAAGATAAG GCTGCAGGAACttcaaaaatctgaaaatcATGAAGAAGGTCGGGTTCCTCGGACAGTTGAATGTGAACTGACTGAAGATCTTGTAGATGTGTGCATCCCTGGAGATGTGGTTACTGTCACTGGATTTGTGAAAGTCATTAACAATTACATGGACATTGGAGGag GTAAATCTAAAACCAAGAATCAAGGATTCTACTATTTATATCTAGAAGCAGTGTCAGTGAATAATTCCAAGTCACAGTCTACGCCCGAGGACTCGCATAATTCTATTTCTGACACTAGAACTACGGAGCTGCTTGACTTATTCTCATTTACTCCACGGGATTTGGAATTTATCGTGAAATTCTCTGAAGAATATGGAACTGATATCTTCCGTCAAATACTTCAATCAATCTGTCCATCCATATATGGACATGAGCTTGTCAAAG CGGGAATAACACTGGCACTTTTTGGTGGTGTGCGGAAGCATTCACTAGATCAGAACAAGGTCCCTGTCAGAGGAGATATTCACGTTATCATTGTTG GTGACCCTGGTCTAGGAAAGAGCCAGTTACTTCAAGCTGCTGCTGCGATCTCGCCACGAGGCATATATGTATGTGGTAATGCCACAACAAATGCTGGCCTGACTGTTGCTGTTGTGAAGGATTCCATGACAAGTGACTATGCCTTTGAGGCGG GTGCAATGGTACTAGCAGACCGTGGACTATGCTGCATTGATGAATTTGATAAGATGTCAGCAGAACACCAG GCCTTACTGGAAGCCATGGAGCAACAGTGCGTCTCCATTGCAAAGGCTGGACTAGTTGCGAGTTTATCTGCACGAACTTCTGTCTTAGCAGCAGCAAACCCAGTCGGTGGTCACTATAA CCGGGCGAAGACTGTGAACGAAAACTTGAAAATGAGTGCTGCTCTTCTTTCCCGATTTGATTTGGTATTCATTTTACTTGATAAACCAGATGAACTACTGGACAAGCGAGTATCCGAGCACATTATGTCA CTTCATGCTGGAAATGGAGAACATTTACCAGTCACTAAAAGGATGCGTAAAG atgCTTCATCAAGTGGAGCATCAGAAAGTGGCGTCATGGATTTCAGTGTAAAGAGTGGTTCTTTGGTTTCAAGACTGAGGCTTCACCCGAAAGAGCACGTGGACTTTATTCCACTGCCTGGTCCACTTTTCCGCAAATATATTGCTTATGCAAGATCTTATGTCTTCCCAAA AATGACTAGACCAGCAGCAGAGATTCTCCAGAAGTTCTACCTGCGGTTAAGAGACCACAGCACTTCAGCTGATAGTACCCCAATAACAGCCAGGCAACTCGAGAGTCTAGTGAGATTGGCCGAAGCTCGAGCTCGTGTAGAACTCAGAGAGGAAATAACTGCTCAGGATGCTTTG GATGTGGTTGAAATAATGAAAGAATCCTTATACGACAAGTATCTTGATGAACACGGTTTTGTGGATTTCGGCCGAAGTGGGGGAATGAGCCAACAGAAGGAGGCGAAACGTTTCCTTAGTGCATTGTGCAAGCAGTCAGAGTTACAACAGAAAGACTGCTTCTCAATTTCC GAAATATACAGCTTGGCAGATCGTATTAGCCTCAGAGTTCCCGATATCAACACCTTTGTGGATAACCTGAACAGTGTTGGTTACTTGCTCAAGAAGGGGCCAAAAACATACCAG GTACTATCGTCATCTTACTCGCGAAGTCAGTCATCTAGGTCGAGGGCCTAA